CCGTGGCCGTGGTGCGCGATGACCGCTGGGGCCGCACCTATGAAGGCTACTCGGAGGATCCGCAGATCGTCGCGGCGTACGCCGGGAAGATCACCGAGGGCTTGCAGGGCCAGCTCGGCAAGGACGCCAAGAGCGGCGAGAAGGTCGCGGCCTCGGTCAAGCACTTCCTGGGCGATGGCGCCACCACCAAGGGCAAGGACCAGGGCATCACCGTCGCCACCGAGGACGAGCTGCGCAACCTCCACGGCCATGGCTACTTCTCGGCCCTGAAGGCGGGCGCGCAGACAGTGATGATCTCGTTCAGCAGCTGGCAGAACAAGGACCAGGGCGAGAACGCCAAGGCCTACAAGATGCACGGCCACAAGTACCTGATGACCGATGTGCTGAAGGACAAGGTCGGCTTCGATGGCTTCTACATCTCCGACTGGAACGGCATCGGCCAGATCACCAAGGAGAACAGCGACTCGCCCGTCGACTGCTCCAACAAGAGCTGCCCCCAGTCCATCAACGCGGGCATGGACATGATCATGGTCCCCTACCGCGATGACTGGAAGCCGTTCATCACCAACACCCTGGCCTCCGTGCGCAACGGAGAGATCTCCGAAGAGCGCATCAACGACGCCGTGCGCCGCATCCTGCGGGTGAAGTTCCGCATGGGGCTGTTCGACAAGCCCAAGCCCTCCGAGCGCACCTCCGTGCGCGAAGTGGGAACGGCCGAGCACCGCGCGGTGGCGCGGGAGGCCGTGCGCAAGTCGCTGGTGCTGCTGAAGAACAACGGCGGCACGCTGCCCCTGGAGCGCAAGGCGAAGATCCTCGTCGCGGGCAAGAGCGCCGACAGCCTGTCGAACCAGGCCGGTGGCTGGTCGCTCACCTGGCAGGGCACGGACAACACCAACGAGCAGTTCGGCGGTGGCACCACCCTGTGGGCGGCCATCCAGAAGATCGCCCCCAACGCCGTGCTCGACACCAGCACCGACGGCGCCATGGCCAATGACACCTTCGATGCGGCCGTGGTGGTGATTGGCGAGACGCCCTACGCCGAGGGCGTGGGCGACATCGGCAACACGAAGACAATGGAGCTCGCCAAGCTGCGTCCCGAGGACCTGCGGCTGATCGAAAGCCTGAAGGCCAAGGGTGTGAAGAAGATCGTCACCGTGCTGTTCTCCGGCCGCCCGCTCCATGCGAACAAGGAGATCAACCGTTCGGACGCCTTTGTCGCCGCGTGGCTCCCGGGCACCGAGGGCGACGGCATGGCGGACGTGCTGTTCCGCAAGGAGGACGGCTCGGTCAACTTCGACTTCACCGGGAAGCTCTCCTACTCCTGGCCCAAGTCGGCGTGCCAGACGACCCTCAACCGCAATGACACGGGCTATGACCCGCTCTACGCCTATGGCCATGGACTGACCTACGCGTCCTCGCCCGACCAGAACGCCTACCCCGAGGAGAGCCCCACCGTCGGGTGCGGCGTGGAGACCCCGGACGGCCCGGAGGCGACGCTCCCGCTGGTGGTGTACGACCGCGGCAACCAGGACGGCTGGGTCATGCGCATTGGCGCCCCCTCCAACTGGGCCGTGGACGTGACCCAGGGCACGGGCAACCCGACCGTGACCCCCAATGGCGAAGTCACCGCGACGCCCGTGGATGACCGCAACGGCATCCAGTGGGCGGCCGTGCGGACCACCTGGGTCAGCGAGGGACAGGTCTTCATGCAGAGCGCGAACGGCAACAACACGCGGGATCTGCGCAGCTACCTGACCGCTGGAGGCTCCCTGGTGTTCGACGCCCGCTTGACCCAGGCGCCGGTCAGCACCGTGAAGGTCCGCGTGGACTGCGTCCACCCGTGCGTCGGTGAAGTCGACGTGACCCAGACGCTCAAGGCCCTGTCGCTCAATGCCTGGAACGAGATGGCGATTCCGCTGCAGTGCTTCGCCGACGCCGGCACGGACTTCTCGCTCATCAACACGCCCATCGTGATCAACTCGCTGGGCGCGATGGAGCTCGCCGTGGCCAACGTCCGCTGGGAGCCCAAGCGGGCTGGAAACGTCACCTGCAACGGCTCCTCCGGAGGCGTTCAGCAGCTCACGGACACCACGGACGTCTACGTCAACGGCACGCTCAACACGGCCCTGTTTGGCGCCCCCACGAGCTGGTCGTCCGTGCCGAACCTCGTGAAGGTGAACGCAGCCCTCGACACCTCGGAGGGCAAGGTCATTGACGTCGTCTTCGAGGACCCCAAGGGCAAGGGCGGCAACGGCGTCTTCACCCTGCCCGTGCACAACGACTGGCTCCTGGATGTCTCACCCATCGCGGCCACGGGCGGCGTGCAGTTCGACATCAAGGTGCTCGACTACGGAACCACCACGCAGAACTTCTGGGTGAAGCTCGTCTGCAACCGCAAGGCTGACACGTGCAGGACCGGTGACCTGAAGGACATCGTCACCCGGCCCCCGGCGGGCACTTGGACGACGCTGAAGCTCCCCTTCGTGCGCTCGGACTACGAGGAGGGCTTCGACAACAAGAAGCTCAGCTCCATCCTGGAGATGCTCCCAGCCTGGGATGACCAGGCGGGCAACATCCACTTCCAGCTCCGGAACATCCGCGTCGTGAAGTAATTCAACTGCGACATCATCCCGTATTTCTGGTATTACGAGAGAAGCGTGGACCGAGACATATTCCGGTCTGCGCTTCTTTCTTTTGGACGGGTGATGACATGAAGACTGGAAGCCGTTTTGGATCAGGACTCGTAGCGCTCTGCTGTGTGGCAGCACTTCCTGGCTGTGGAGACCCCGCCCCAGAGGCACCGGCCCCGGCGACGGAGGCCCTGGGCAGCGTGTCGGGCGGACTGGAGTATTCGCCGGGCTCGGGCTGGAACCTGGCCTGGTCGGATGAGTTCGAGGGCTCGAGCCTCAACGGCAACAACTGGACCGTGCTGACGAGCGATCACGATCCGGTCACCAACAACTGCAACTTCGGCACGGGCGAGCTGGAGTACCCGCGCGCCCAGAACGTCACCGTGAGCGGAGGAAAGCTCATCCTGACCGCGGAGCGCACGAACGACCGGCCGTCGGACCCGAAGTGCACCGGCTTCGGCGCTCGCTCGTTCTACTCCGGCCGCATCCACACCAAGGGCAAGGTCGAGAAGCGGTACGGAAAGATCGTGGCGAGCATCAAGGTTCCTTCCGGCTACGGCATGTGGCCGGCGTTCTGGACCCTGGGCGCCAACGTCTCCAGCGCCGGGTGGCCAGCCTCTGGAGAGATCGACATCCTGGAGTGGCACTCCAACGAGCCCACGTGGATGAAGTCCGCCGTGCACTGGTACAACGGGGGCGCGGCGCACTGGGGCACCGGCGCCAGCGGCGGGTACAACCTGGCCGACAGCTTCCACATCTACGAGGCGGAGTGGACGGCCAACAGCATCATTTTCAAGCTGGACAACAACATCGTTGCCAACGCGCCCTTCAACCACAATGAGACCGAGTTCCAGCAGAACCACTACGTGCTGCTGAACCTCGCCGTCGGCGGCAACTGGTACGGAAACCCGAACCCCGCGTCCATCGATCTGCCCCTGGGCGTGAGGAAGACCATGGAGGTGGAGTGGGTGCGCTGGTACCAGCAGGGCAGCACGCCCCCGCCCTCCTCCTCCATCTCCATCACCAACCCCGGCTTCGAGTCCGGCACCAGCGGCTGGACGACCTGGAGCCCCAACGGCACCGG
This genomic window from Stigmatella ashevillena contains:
- a CDS encoding glycoside hydrolase family 3 protein, which produces MRRLTAWRKLVPLTALLLLSQGACSDDDEKPTPTDPTDPTDPDPVDPIPALQHLADWPRVQSPFPRDEALEARIDALVKAMTLEEKVGQMTQPQIDNITPEEVKQYHIGSVLNGGGNWPGGKKGATVEEWLTLADAFWAASMDPSNAHPIPIMWGTDAVHGHNNVRGATMFPHNIGLGAARDPELLKRIGEVTASEVARTGIDWAFGPTVAVVRDDRWGRTYEGYSEDPQIVAAYAGKITEGLQGQLGKDAKSGEKVAASVKHFLGDGATTKGKDQGITVATEDELRNLHGHGYFSALKAGAQTVMISFSSWQNKDQGENAKAYKMHGHKYLMTDVLKDKVGFDGFYISDWNGIGQITKENSDSPVDCSNKSCPQSINAGMDMIMVPYRDDWKPFITNTLASVRNGEISEERINDAVRRILRVKFRMGLFDKPKPSERTSVREVGTAEHRAVAREAVRKSLVLLKNNGGTLPLERKAKILVAGKSADSLSNQAGGWSLTWQGTDNTNEQFGGGTTLWAAIQKIAPNAVLDTSTDGAMANDTFDAAVVVIGETPYAEGVGDIGNTKTMELAKLRPEDLRLIESLKAKGVKKIVTVLFSGRPLHANKEINRSDAFVAAWLPGTEGDGMADVLFRKEDGSVNFDFTGKLSYSWPKSACQTTLNRNDTGYDPLYAYGHGLTYASSPDQNAYPEESPTVGCGVETPDGPEATLPLVVYDRGNQDGWVMRIGAPSNWAVDVTQGTGNPTVTPNGEVTATPVDDRNGIQWAAVRTTWVSEGQVFMQSANGNNTRDLRSYLTAGGSLVFDARLTQAPVSTVKVRVDCVHPCVGEVDVTQTLKALSLNAWNEMAIPLQCFADAGTDFSLINTPIVINSLGAMELAVANVRWEPKRAGNVTCNGSSGGVQQLTDTTDVYVNGTLNTALFGAPTSWSSVPNLVKVNAALDTSEGKVIDVVFEDPKGKGGNGVFTLPVHNDWLLDVSPIAATGGVQFDIKVLDYGTTTQNFWVKLVCNRKADTCRTGDLKDIVTRPPAGTWTTLKLPFVRSDYEEGFDNKKLSSILEMLPAWDDQAGNIHFQLRNIRVVK
- a CDS encoding glycoside hydrolase family 16 protein, with product MKTGSRFGSGLVALCCVAALPGCGDPAPEAPAPATEALGSVSGGLEYSPGSGWNLAWSDEFEGSSLNGNNWTVLTSDHDPVTNNCNFGTGELEYPRAQNVTVSGGKLILTAERTNDRPSDPKCTGFGARSFYSGRIHTKGKVEKRYGKIVASIKVPSGYGMWPAFWTLGANVSSAGWPASGEIDILEWHSNEPTWMKSAVHWYNGGAAHWGTGASGGYNLADSFHIYEAEWTANSIIFKLDNNIVANAPFNHNETEFQQNHYVLLNLAVGGNWYGNPNPASIDLPLGVRKTMEVEWVRWYQQGSTPPPSSSISITNPGFESGTSGWTTWSPNGTGAAAFSETYNGGHGGAYHLTHWTSGGAFEAWTYQARSGLASGNYKVRAWIRKSGTYDFARLQAKTCADCAPAATQLGTYAGWTLVETPSISVTGGYLEFGFHTKAPGSNGSPFIHMDDVELIKL